Proteins from a genomic interval of Gluconacetobacter diazotrophicus PA1 5:
- a CDS encoding CsbD family protein: MTESTSDTFVEKAKGVVEEGTGRVKDAAGGLTGDVGMQAEGKADQLAGMARQEFAELYEEGEGKLEQAVLFVQDRPLVSIGIAAAVGLLMGLIFAPRRKAKG, encoded by the coding sequence ATGACCGAATCCACCAGCGATACCTTCGTCGAAAAGGCCAAGGGCGTGGTCGAGGAAGGCACGGGGCGGGTGAAGGACGCGGCCGGCGGCCTGACCGGCGACGTGGGAATGCAGGCCGAAGGCAAGGCCGACCAGCTGGCCGGCATGGCCCGGCAGGAATTCGCCGAACTGTATGAGGAAGGCGAGGGCAAGCTGGAACAGGCGGTGCTGTTCGTCCAGGACCGGCCGCTGGTGTCGATCGGCATCGCGGCGGCGGTGGGCCTGCTGATGGGACTGATCTTCGCCCCGCGCCGCAAGGCGAAGGGCTGA
- a CDS encoding ribonuclease HII produces the protein MPDYTREMQHGGRVAGVDEVGRGPLAGPVVAAAVMFDSGVPRRLVTQLDDSKKLTEAARLRAYAALHAARGVHIAVAAASVSEIARLNILRAAFLAMRRAVARLPHQPDMVLVDGNAAPDFGCPAQCVVGGDGESLSIAAASIVAKVVRDRLMARLSCRWPGYGWERNAGYGTAEHRAALCRAGTTPHHREAFGLVRQLTLGLVPAAAPGMAPGLVPAVLEDVS, from the coding sequence ATGCCGGATTACACGCGCGAGATGCAGCATGGCGGCCGGGTCGCCGGGGTGGACGAAGTCGGTCGCGGGCCGCTGGCGGGGCCGGTGGTGGCCGCCGCGGTGATGTTCGATTCGGGCGTGCCCCGGCGCCTTGTCACCCAGCTTGACGATTCGAAGAAGCTGACCGAAGCGGCACGGCTGCGGGCCTATGCCGCGCTGCATGCGGCGCGGGGGGTGCATATCGCGGTCGCCGCGGCCTCGGTTTCCGAAATCGCGCGGCTGAATATCCTGCGTGCCGCCTTCCTGGCGATGCGCCGCGCCGTGGCGCGGCTGCCGCACCAGCCCGACATGGTGCTGGTGGACGGCAATGCCGCGCCCGATTTCGGCTGTCCCGCGCAGTGCGTCGTCGGCGGCGACGGCGAAAGCCTGTCCATCGCCGCGGCCTCGATCGTGGCCAAGGTGGTGCGCGACCGGCTGATGGCGCGGCTGTCCTGCCGCTGGCCGGGCTACGGGTGGGAGCGCAATGCCGGATACGGCACCGCCGAGCATCGTGCGGCGCTGTGCCGCGCGGGCACGACCCCCCATCATCGCGAAGCGTTCGGGCTGGTTCGGCAACTGACGCTGGGGCTGGTGCCCGCGGCGGCGCCCGGGATGGCGCCGGGACTGGTCCCCGCCGTCCTGGAAGACGTGTCATGA
- a CDS encoding MdtA/MuxA family multidrug efflux RND transporter periplasmic adaptor subunit, whose protein sequence is MDKPTRDPSEAPAHEAAGRQGGPRGGSRRRLLLWGTALVGAAVIAAAFLRPHTHTTGGSGRHGHQAVGDAQPVAVATVHPGDMPIELTELGTVVPITNVTVQPRVDGYLMQVLFTEGQHVKKGDLLALIDTRPYEVALAQYQGQLASDIAQLQQARVDNDRYQRLVRQNSIATQTAQDQQYKVAQLEGTVKVDQAMVDNEKLQLVYCHVIAPVDGRVGIRQVDMGNYVTAGQTNGLVILTQMQPISVIFTLPETELGAVAERLRTGIALPVAAWDSTNTRKIADGTVSVLDSQIDTSTGTVRLRSIFTNQDETLFPNQFVNAHLLVNTQHNVLLVPTNAVQTGPNGPFTYVVKPDKTVEVRDIKTGATHGDVVVAASGLKDGDVVVTDGTDRLHAGSKVTIPAAADARTGTDTKTGADTKAGTDNGSRSGAQGRQ, encoded by the coding sequence ATGGACAAACCGACACGCGACCCTTCCGAAGCGCCCGCGCATGAGGCAGCCGGACGGCAGGGCGGGCCCCGGGGCGGATCACGTCGCCGTCTGCTTCTCTGGGGAACGGCGCTGGTCGGCGCGGCGGTGATCGCGGCGGCGTTCCTGCGGCCGCATACCCACACCACCGGCGGCAGCGGCCGCCACGGCCACCAGGCGGTCGGGGACGCGCAGCCCGTCGCCGTGGCGACGGTCCATCCCGGCGACATGCCGATCGAACTGACCGAACTGGGCACCGTGGTGCCGATCACGAACGTCACGGTACAGCCCCGCGTCGACGGCTACCTGATGCAGGTCCTGTTCACCGAGGGCCAGCACGTGAAGAAGGGCGACCTGCTGGCGCTGATCGACACCCGGCCGTACGAGGTGGCGCTGGCGCAGTACCAGGGCCAGCTGGCCTCGGACATCGCGCAGCTCCAGCAGGCGCGGGTGGACAACGACCGCTACCAGCGCCTGGTCCGCCAGAACAGTATCGCGACCCAGACCGCCCAGGACCAGCAATACAAGGTCGCGCAGCTCGAAGGCACCGTGAAGGTCGACCAGGCCATGGTCGACAACGAAAAACTGCAGCTCGTGTACTGCCACGTCATCGCCCCCGTGGACGGGCGCGTCGGCATCCGCCAGGTGGACATGGGCAACTACGTGACCGCCGGGCAGACCAACGGGCTGGTCATCCTGACGCAGATGCAGCCGATTTCGGTCATCTTCACCCTGCCCGAAACCGAACTGGGCGCGGTGGCCGAGCGGCTGCGCACCGGCATCGCCCTGCCGGTCGCGGCCTGGGACAGCACCAACACGCGCAAGATCGCCGACGGCACGGTCAGCGTGCTGGACAGCCAGATCGACACCTCGACCGGCACGGTGCGCCTGCGCTCGATCTTCACAAACCAGGACGAAACCCTGTTCCCGAACCAGTTCGTCAACGCCCACCTGCTGGTCAACACCCAGCATAACGTGCTGCTGGTGCCGACCAACGCGGTCCAGACCGGGCCCAACGGACCGTTCACCTATGTCGTCAAGCCCGACAAAACGGTCGAGGTCCGCGACATCAAGACCGGCGCCACCCACGGCGACGTGGTGGTCGCGGCCTCGGGCCTGAAGGATGGCGACGTGGTCGTGACCGACGGCACCGACCGCCTGCATGCGGGGTCGAAGGTCACCATCCCGGCGGCGGCCGACGCCAGGACGGGTACCGACACCAAGACGGGCGCCGATACCAAGGCGGGCACGGACAACGGGTCCCGTTCGGGCGCCCAGGGTCGGCAATGA
- a CDS encoding DUF4159 domain-containing protein: MIFQFPWLLAALAVLPVIWLLLRALPPAPRRQSFPAIMLLRGLHARVTDAATAPPWLLLLRCLALAGLIVGLAGPVVPRDQATGPRAEGSGDPLLVLDNGWAAVPGWTHRLAALDTVLDRAGRAGRHARLLTTAPGPAGETPAIGAAMTPSLLRGALDSTRAMPWPTDRAAAARALRALAAGGWRGPVVYVSDGLAGPDDPAFAAALAAIGPVRTLTAPDLTVASLVPPAKDDPGAAGDTLRVALAALPQPHPRHLTVRAEAADGGVLALVPLSLAAGADRATAGVALPAELRNRIDRLVLDDMPGPAGMRLLDEGDRRRPVGLIGVAGTDTPLVGPLFYLRRALAPTAELREGSAATLLARPLSVLVAPDGALDSPQTRRAVAAWVRKGGMLVRFAGPLLNGSPDRDMASPDMPAAPMEAPQDDAAHLPPADTLLPVPLMQGERQLGGAMSWGKPEQLAPFPDASPFHGLPIPPEVTVSRQVLARPAADLADHSWARLSDGTPLVTHAALGAGEVVLFHVTSTADWSNLPLSGLFVAMLRRLAERPAGVEAPADHSLLAPYMTLDSDAILGPPPPGARALPADAFGTQAASSAHPPGLYGPRTARRALNLGDAMPPLSPQQPIGQAASLDGQRRDLVPGPWLVAAAVLLLVLDALLTQMLRAGRLAGGRRAAALVVAGLLAAHAPARPALADPPPAGVPGAALETRLGYILTGHDDIDTVSRQGLQGLSDYANARTSAVLGHPDGVVPGRDDLSYYPMLYWPVTADATADPARAAALNAYMRHGGILMIDSQGVDPAAPGGGHDSFAAPAPGTAAALRRMTQGLDIPPLTRLTDHHVLAHTFYLLHGFPGRYDGLPVWVAREGDSANDGVSPVIVGASDWAHAWAVDAQGDTPYATMPDGNTQRVAAYRFGVNAVLYALTGNYKADQVHVPALLRRLGE; this comes from the coding sequence ATGATCTTCCAGTTTCCCTGGCTGCTGGCGGCCCTGGCGGTCCTGCCCGTCATCTGGCTGCTGCTGCGCGCCCTGCCGCCGGCACCCCGGCGGCAGTCCTTTCCCGCCATCATGCTGCTGCGCGGACTGCACGCCCGGGTCACGGACGCGGCGACCGCGCCGCCCTGGCTGCTGCTGCTGCGCTGCCTGGCGCTGGCCGGCCTGATCGTGGGGCTGGCGGGGCCGGTGGTGCCACGCGACCAGGCGACGGGTCCGCGGGCCGAGGGCTCCGGCGATCCGCTGCTGGTGCTGGATAACGGCTGGGCCGCCGTGCCGGGCTGGACCCACCGGCTGGCCGCGCTGGACACCGTGCTGGACCGCGCCGGCCGCGCCGGACGCCACGCCCGGCTGCTGACGACCGCGCCCGGCCCGGCGGGCGAGACCCCGGCCATCGGCGCGGCGATGACGCCGTCCCTGCTGCGCGGCGCGCTGGATTCCACCCGCGCCATGCCCTGGCCGACCGATCGCGCCGCCGCCGCGCGGGCCCTGCGCGCGCTGGCCGCCGGCGGATGGCGGGGGCCGGTGGTCTATGTCTCCGACGGGTTGGCCGGCCCGGACGATCCGGCATTTGCTGCGGCGCTGGCCGCTATCGGCCCGGTACGCACTCTGACGGCGCCGGACCTGACGGTCGCGTCCCTGGTTCCCCCTGCGAAGGACGATCCCGGCGCGGCCGGCGACACGCTGCGGGTCGCGCTGGCCGCCCTGCCCCAGCCCCACCCACGCCACCTGACCGTGCGGGCCGAGGCCGCCGACGGCGGGGTGCTGGCGCTGGTCCCGCTCTCGCTGGCCGCCGGGGCGGACCGCGCCACGGCCGGCGTAGCGCTGCCCGCCGAACTGCGCAACCGCATCGACCGGCTGGTACTGGACGACATGCCCGGCCCGGCCGGCATGCGCCTGCTGGACGAAGGCGACCGGCGGCGGCCGGTCGGGCTGATCGGCGTCGCCGGCACCGATACCCCGCTGGTCGGGCCGCTGTTCTACCTGCGGCGCGCGCTGGCCCCCACCGCCGAACTGCGCGAGGGCTCGGCCGCGACCCTGCTGGCCCGCCCGCTCTCCGTGCTGGTCGCCCCGGACGGCGCGCTGGACAGCCCGCAGACCCGCCGCGCCGTCGCCGCCTGGGTGCGCAAGGGCGGCATGCTGGTCCGCTTCGCCGGACCGCTGCTGAACGGCAGCCCGGACCGCGACATGGCCTCGCCCGACATGCCCGCCGCCCCTATGGAAGCCCCCCAGGACGACGCCGCGCATCTCCCCCCCGCCGACACGCTGCTCCCGGTGCCGCTGATGCAGGGCGAGCGGCAACTGGGCGGCGCCATGTCGTGGGGCAAGCCGGAACAACTGGCCCCCTTCCCCGACGCCTCGCCGTTTCACGGACTGCCGATCCCGCCCGAGGTGACGGTGTCGCGCCAGGTCCTCGCCCGCCCGGCCGCCGACCTGGCGGATCATAGCTGGGCGCGCCTGTCCGACGGCACGCCGCTGGTCACCCATGCCGCGCTGGGCGCGGGCGAGGTCGTGCTGTTCCACGTCACCAGCACGGCGGACTGGTCCAACCTGCCGCTGTCCGGCCTGTTCGTCGCGATGTTGCGCCGGCTGGCCGAACGCCCGGCCGGCGTGGAAGCGCCCGCCGACCACAGCCTGCTCGCGCCGTACATGACGCTGGATTCCGACGCCATCCTTGGCCCGCCCCCGCCGGGCGCCCGCGCCCTGCCGGCGGACGCGTTCGGCACGCAGGCGGCCTCGTCCGCCCACCCGCCGGGCCTGTACGGCCCGCGCACCGCCCGCCGGGCCCTGAACCTGGGCGACGCGATGCCTCCCCTTTCCCCCCAGCAGCCGATCGGACAGGCCGCCAGCCTGGACGGCCAGCGCCGCGACCTGGTGCCCGGCCCGTGGCTGGTCGCGGCGGCGGTGCTGCTGCTGGTGCTGGACGCGCTGCTGACGCAGATGCTGCGCGCCGGGCGGCTGGCGGGCGGGCGCAGGGCCGCCGCCCTGGTCGTGGCCGGGCTGCTGGCCGCCCACGCGCCCGCGCGCCCCGCCCTGGCCGATCCGCCGCCGGCCGGCGTGCCGGGCGCCGCGCTGGAAACCCGGCTGGGCTATATCCTGACCGGGCACGACGATATCGACACCGTGTCGCGCCAGGGGCTGCAGGGCCTGTCGGATTACGCCAACGCCCGCACCTCCGCCGTGCTGGGCCATCCGGACGGCGTGGTGCCGGGCCGCGACGACCTGTCCTATTACCCGATGCTGTACTGGCCGGTCACGGCGGACGCGACCGCCGATCCGGCCCGCGCGGCGGCGCTGAATGCCTATATGCGCCACGGCGGAATCCTGATGATCGACAGCCAGGGCGTCGATCCGGCCGCCCCCGGCGGCGGGCATGACAGCTTCGCCGCCCCGGCGCCCGGCACGGCGGCGGCACTGCGGCGCATGACGCAGGGGCTGGACATCCCGCCGCTGACCCGGCTGACCGACCATCACGTGCTGGCCCACACCTTCTACCTGCTGCACGGCTTCCCCGGCCGCTATGACGGATTGCCGGTCTGGGTGGCGCGCGAGGGCGACAGCGCCAATGACGGCGTCAGCCCGGTGATCGTGGGCGCCAGCGACTGGGCCCATGCCTGGGCCGTGGATGCCCAGGGCGATACGCCCTACGCCACCATGCCGGACGGCAATACCCAGCGCGTGGCGGCCTACCGGTTCGGGGTCAATGCCGTGCTCTACGCCCTGACCGGCAATTACAAGGCGGACCAGGTCCACGTCCCGGCCCTGCTGCGGCGGCTGGGGGAATAA
- a CDS encoding ankyrin repeat domain-containing protein, with product MIVRSGIRILFIALLAGSAVLIAPMHFAYAQDDEESDAEAADAAKQAEARRAARAAAPPAALPGAVSSEDIGGHANGDLNPTAALFDAINRGSLGAAKEALNRGADTEGHNVLGQTPLDMAIDLNRNDITFLLLSLRTLNDDHVIAASTTHSGVSIQNGAGHLSINGSSHGKRVVVAGSGGTPQPSIGFLGFGGS from the coding sequence ATGATTGTCAGATCCGGTATCCGCATCCTCTTCATCGCGCTGCTGGCCGGCAGTGCGGTGCTGATCGCTCCGATGCATTTCGCCTACGCCCAGGATGACGAGGAATCGGACGCCGAGGCCGCCGACGCCGCGAAGCAGGCCGAGGCCCGCCGCGCCGCCCGCGCCGCCGCGCCGCCGGCCGCGCTGCCGGGCGCGGTCTCGTCCGAGGACATCGGCGGCCACGCCAACGGCGACCTCAATCCCACCGCCGCCCTGTTCGACGCGATCAATCGCGGCAGCCTCGGCGCGGCGAAGGAAGCCCTGAATCGCGGCGCGGACACCGAAGGGCACAATGTGCTGGGCCAGACGCCGCTGGACATGGCCATCGACCTGAACCGCAACGACATCACCTTCCTGCTGCTGTCGCTGCGCACGCTGAACGACGACCACGTCATCGCGGCCTCGACCACCCATTCGGGCGTCTCGATCCAGAACGGTGCCGGGCATCTCAGCATCAACGGCAGCAGCCATGGCAAGCGCGTCGTGGTGGCGGGAAGCGGCGGCACGCCGCAGCCTTCGATCGGGTTCCTGGGCTTCGGGGGAAGCTAA
- a CDS encoding site-specific DNA-methyltransferase, translated as MSGAVMMELPLDQILRGDCVELMQTLPTGSIDCIFADPPYNLQLRGELRRPDDSVVDGVDDDWDKFSDLAEYDRFTRAWLGEARRLLRKDGTIWVIGSYHNIFRIGAILQDLGFWILNDVIWRKSNPMPNFRGRRFTNAHETLIWAARGADSRYRFNYQAMKALNDDVQMRSDWYLPLCTGGERLRNSHGLKLHPTQKPESLLHRVLVASTNVDDIVLDPFAGTGTTTAMARRLRRRFIGIERHPDYAEAAIGRARRERPVPLDSVLTTPAKRETPRVPFGSLVERGLLPVGTVMYDRHQRVSATVAPDGTLVSGTQRGSIHKLGALLTNAPSCNGWTFWHLQRDGQMIPLDTLRNEALSLDATTESPKG; from the coding sequence ATGAGCGGCGCGGTGATGATGGAATTGCCCCTGGACCAGATCCTGCGCGGCGACTGCGTCGAACTGATGCAGACCCTGCCGACGGGGTCGATCGACTGCATCTTTGCCGACCCGCCCTATAATCTGCAGTTGCGCGGCGAATTGCGGCGGCCCGACGACAGTGTCGTCGATGGGGTCGATGACGATTGGGACAAGTTCAGCGACCTGGCGGAATATGACCGCTTCACCCGGGCATGGCTGGGCGAGGCACGTCGCCTGCTGCGCAAGGACGGGACGATCTGGGTGATCGGGTCCTATCACAATATCTTCCGGATCGGCGCGATCCTGCAGGATCTGGGATTCTGGATCCTGAACGACGTGATCTGGCGCAAATCCAACCCGATGCCGAATTTCCGCGGGCGGCGGTTCACCAATGCCCATGAAACCCTGATCTGGGCGGCACGGGGGGCGGACAGCCGCTATCGCTTCAATTACCAGGCGATGAAGGCGCTGAATGACGACGTGCAGATGCGGTCGGACTGGTACCTGCCGCTGTGCACGGGGGGCGAGCGGCTGCGCAATTCCCACGGGCTGAAGCTGCATCCGACGCAGAAGCCGGAAAGCCTGCTGCACCGGGTGCTGGTGGCCTCGACCAACGTCGATGACATCGTGCTGGACCCGTTCGCTGGGACGGGCACGACGACGGCGATGGCCCGGCGCCTGCGCCGCCGCTTCATCGGCATCGAACGTCACCCCGATTATGCCGAGGCCGCGATCGGCCGCGCCCGGCGCGAGCGCCCGGTGCCGCTGGACAGCGTGCTGACGACCCCCGCGAAGCGCGAGACCCCGCGTGTGCCCTTCGGCAGCCTGGTCGAACGTGGATTGCTGCCGGTCGGCACGGTGATGTACGATCGCCATCAGCGCGTGTCCGCCACCGTGGCGCCGGACGGCACGCTGGTCAGCGGCACGCAGCGCGGGTCGATCCACAAGCTGGGGGCGCTGCTGACGAACGCGCCGTCCTGCAATGGCTGGACGTTCTGGCACCTTCAGCGCGACGGGCAGATGATCCCGCTGGATACGCTGCGCAACGAGGCGCTGTCCCTGGATGCCACCACCGAATCGCCGAAGGGCTAG
- a CDS encoding efflux RND transporter permease subunit: MNPSRLFIERPVATTLLMLAIMLAGLLGYHFLPVSALPQVEYPTITVQTFYPGAGPDVMATSVTAPLETQFGQMPGLDQMTSQSSGGASVVTLRFGLSMSMDVAEQEVQAAINEAQMLLPTDLPAPPIYAKVNPADTPVLTLGITSKTLPLTEVEDYVYTRLAQKISQISGVGLVTLSGGNRKAIRVRVNVPKLTSFGVDMDTLRTTIGNVNVNSPTGTFDGAQRASTLRVDGQISGVDQLLNQVIAYQDSGPVRIRDVATVVQGPENTQLAAWSNRTPALVLNVQRQPGANVIAVVDNIKYALPQLQQALPPGISITPLTDRTTTIRASVADVEFELVLAMALVVAVIFVFLRNVPATIIPSLSVPLSLVGTLAAMYLLGFSLDNLSLMSLTIATGFVVDDAIVMIENISRYIEAGDDRMTASLKGSGEIGFTIISLTVSLIAVLIPLLFMGDVVGRLFHEFAITLSVTIILSAVVSLTLVPMMCARLLSERPHGPDAKGWSATVERWTESVIAAYGRALTVVLRHQPLTLLVFVCTLVLTGVLAWFIPKGFFPVQDTGVVQGISVMAQSTSFDAMSTHQQALGDRILQDPDVVSMSSFIGVDGQNMTLNQGRFLINLRPHDDRSETASQISARIQQEVADIPGASLYLQPVQDLSLDTTVAATQYQFLLENPDYDQFRTWVPTVVAALQKEPALADVTSDLQAEGLIAHVTLDRTTGARYSITPQTIDNVLYDSFGQRQISTIYTQSNQYRVIMEADPAFQKSLTSLDKLYLPGISGNSGSSTSGPTRAPTSGLVPLRSVTTVTRGTAPLLITHVGQFPATTISFNVSPGYSLGEATNAIERVEQSLHLPASFQTSFQGTAAAFRNSLGNELWLVLAALVAVYIVLGILYESFIHPITILSTLPSAGIGALLALQLSGAGLDVMGIIGLVLLIGIVKKNAIMMIDFALEAERVEGMEPMHAIHHAALLRFRPILMTTLAAMLGALPMMIGTGTGSELRRPLGIAIVGGLMVSQLLTLFTTPVIYLLMDRISLRLRRRFGRTDADVAPPRTAT; encoded by the coding sequence GTGAATCCCTCCCGCCTGTTCATCGAACGCCCGGTCGCGACCACGCTGCTGATGCTGGCCATCATGCTGGCGGGGCTGCTGGGCTATCACTTCCTGCCGGTCTCGGCCCTGCCGCAGGTCGAATATCCGACCATCACGGTCCAGACCTTCTATCCGGGGGCCGGGCCCGACGTCATGGCCACGTCGGTGACCGCGCCGCTGGAAACCCAGTTCGGGCAGATGCCGGGCCTGGACCAGATGACGTCGCAATCGTCGGGGGGCGCCTCGGTCGTCACCCTGCGCTTCGGGCTGTCGATGTCGATGGACGTGGCGGAGCAGGAGGTGCAGGCCGCGATCAACGAGGCGCAGATGCTGCTGCCGACCGACCTGCCGGCGCCCCCGATCTACGCCAAGGTCAATCCGGCCGACACGCCCGTGCTCACGCTGGGCATCACCTCGAAGACCCTGCCGCTGACCGAGGTCGAGGATTACGTCTATACCCGCCTGGCACAGAAGATCAGCCAGATTTCCGGCGTCGGGCTGGTGACGCTGTCGGGCGGCAACCGCAAGGCGATCCGCGTACGGGTCAACGTGCCGAAGCTGACCTCGTTCGGCGTGGACATGGATACGCTGCGCACCACGATCGGCAACGTCAACGTCAACTCGCCCACCGGCACGTTCGACGGCGCGCAGCGCGCCTCCACCCTGCGGGTGGACGGCCAGATTTCCGGCGTGGACCAGCTCCTGAATCAGGTCATCGCCTACCAGGACAGCGGGCCGGTGCGCATCCGCGACGTCGCCACCGTCGTCCAGGGGCCGGAAAACACCCAGCTTGCCGCGTGGTCCAACCGCACCCCGGCCCTGGTGCTGAACGTCCAGCGCCAGCCCGGCGCCAACGTCATCGCCGTGGTGGACAACATCAAGTACGCCCTGCCGCAACTGCAGCAGGCGCTGCCGCCCGGAATCTCGATCACCCCCCTGACCGACCGGACGACGACCATCCGCGCTTCGGTCGCCGACGTGGAATTCGAACTGGTGCTGGCGATGGCGCTGGTGGTCGCGGTTATCTTCGTCTTCCTGCGCAACGTCCCCGCGACGATCATCCCCAGCCTGTCGGTTCCGCTGTCGCTGGTCGGCACGCTGGCCGCGATGTACCTGCTGGGGTTCTCGCTGGACAATTTGTCGCTGATGTCGCTGACGATCGCGACCGGCTTCGTCGTGGACGACGCCATCGTCATGATCGAGAACATCTCCCGCTACATCGAGGCCGGCGACGACCGCATGACCGCATCCCTCAAGGGTTCCGGCGAAATCGGCTTCACCATCATCTCACTGACCGTGTCGCTGATCGCGGTGCTGATCCCGCTCCTGTTCATGGGCGACGTCGTGGGGCGGCTGTTCCATGAATTCGCCATCACCCTGTCGGTGACGATCATCCTGTCCGCCGTCGTGTCGCTGACGCTGGTGCCGATGATGTGCGCGCGGCTGCTCAGTGAACGGCCGCACGGGCCGGACGCCAAGGGGTGGTCGGCCACGGTCGAACGCTGGACCGAATCGGTGATCGCGGCCTATGGCCGCGCGCTGACCGTGGTGCTGCGCCACCAGCCGCTGACCCTGCTGGTCTTCGTCTGCACCCTGGTGCTGACCGGCGTGCTGGCCTGGTTCATCCCCAAGGGCTTCTTTCCGGTGCAGGACACGGGCGTGGTCCAGGGCATCTCGGTCATGGCGCAGTCGACGTCCTTCGATGCCATGTCGACCCACCAGCAGGCATTGGGCGACCGCATCCTCCAGGACCCCGACGTCGTCAGCATGTCGTCCTTCATCGGCGTCGACGGCCAGAACATGACGCTGAACCAGGGCCGGTTCCTGATCAACCTGCGCCCGCACGACGACCGGTCGGAAACCGCCAGCCAGATCTCCGCCCGCATCCAGCAGGAGGTCGCGGACATCCCCGGCGCCAGCCTGTACCTGCAGCCGGTGCAGGACCTGTCGCTGGACACCACCGTGGCCGCGACCCAGTACCAGTTCCTGCTGGAAAACCCGGACTACGACCAGTTCCGCACCTGGGTGCCCACCGTCGTCGCCGCCCTGCAGAAGGAACCCGCCCTGGCCGACGTCACGTCCGACCTGCAGGCCGAAGGGCTGATCGCCCACGTGACCCTGGACCGCACGACCGGCGCCCGGTACTCGATCACGCCGCAGACGATCGACAACGTGCTGTATGATTCGTTCGGCCAGCGCCAGATCTCGACCATCTACACGCAATCCAACCAGTATCGCGTGATCATGGAGGCCGATCCCGCCTTCCAGAAAAGCCTGACCTCGCTGGACAAGCTGTACCTGCCCGGCATCAGCGGCAATTCGGGCAGCAGCACCTCGGGCCCGACCCGCGCACCCACCTCGGGCCTGGTGCCGCTGCGCTCGGTCACGACGGTGACGCGGGGCACGGCGCCGCTGCTGATCACGCATGTCGGCCAGTTCCCGGCCACCACCATCTCGTTCAACGTGTCGCCCGGCTATTCGCTGGGCGAGGCGACGAACGCAATCGAACGGGTGGAACAGTCGCTGCACCTGCCCGCCAGCTTCCAGACCTCGTTCCAGGGCACGGCGGCGGCCTTCCGCAACAGCCTGGGCAACGAATTGTGGCTGGTCCTGGCGGCGCTGGTCGCGGTCTATATCGTGCTGGGCATCCTGTACGAGAGCTTCATCCACCCGATCACCATCCTCTCGACCCTGCCGTCGGCGGGCATCGGCGCGCTGCTGGCCCTGCAGCTCAGCGGCGCGGGACTGGACGTGATGGGCATCATCGGCCTGGTGCTGCTGATCGGCATCGTGAAGAAGAACGCGATCATGATGATCGACTTCGCGCTGGAAGCCGAACGGGTCGAGGGGATGGAGCCCATGCACGCCATCCATCACGCCGCCCTGCTGCGCTTCCGCCCGATCCTGATGACGACGCTGGCCGCCATGCTGGGCGCGCTGCCGATGATGATCGGCACCGGCACCGGTTCGGAACTGCGCCGTCCGCTGGGCATCGCCATCGTCGGCGGGCTGATGGTCAGCCAGTTGCTGACCCTGTTCACCACGCCGGTCATCTACCTGCTGATGGACCGGATCAGCCTGCGCCTGCGCCGCCGCTTCGGCCGCACTGACGCCGATGTCGCCCCGCCCCGGACGGCGACATGA